One window from the genome of Anolis sagrei isolate rAnoSag1 chromosome 4, rAnoSag1.mat, whole genome shotgun sequence encodes:
- the C4H1orf210 gene encoding type III endosome membrane protein TEMP — protein sequence MKDAWYFWVSTTLCVWILVSGHPCSIDEQGWADCSGKSLLHVPKSLPKHITNLDLSFNSLTVPRHGTFLRSFPSLHSLNLTGNAIPTLYPSLFFNLATLYLLDLSNCSISHVHPKSFFGLKTLHTLLLKNNKLQSLDISIFPGSGALVFLDVQNNKLPYTNELAALFIQKIHHVNLQGNPWMDNSSIIPFQEAQRQDKQTFYESHPELRTQKIRILDDQELSHIAKIRVPRSVSVAPENVSSTSTPPVEKTGRSWPYFAGFVLLAAGISILIALVAKCILFRRNRASYQHQRLPDSRSVGSSHAEEADMEVAYGRNQPGAGCPADDDDGFIEDNYIEPNRDMREEEEEDVEVEEEELEPHFKI from the exons ATGAAAGATGCCTGGTACTTCTGGGTCTCAACCACACTCTGTGTCTGGATCCTGGTATCAGGACATCCCTGCAGCATTGATGAGCAG GGCTGGGCTGACTGCAGTGGAAAAAGCCTTCTCCATGTTCCCAAATCCCTTCCCAAGCACATCACCAACCTGGACTTGTCTTTCAATTCTTTAACGGTGCCTCGACATGGAACCTTTCTGAGAAGTTTTCCATCTCTTCACTCTCTAAACCTCACCGGCAATGCCATTCCTACACTCTATCCGTCCCTCTTTTTTAACCTTGCTACTCTCTACCTATTGGATTTAAGCAACTGCAGCATTTCCCATGTGCACCCAAagagcttctttggtttaaaaacCCTTCACACACTCCTCCTGAAAAACAATAAACTCCAATCTCTGGATATCTCCATCTTTCCTGGTTCTGGAGCCCTTGTCTTTCTGGATGTGCAAAACAACAAGCTGCCTTATACAAATGAACTTGCTGCATTATTTATACAAAAAATCCACCATGTCAACCTTCAGGGGAACCCTTGGATGGACAATTCCTCCATCATTCCTTTCCAAGAAGCGCAAAGACAAG ATAAACAAACCTTCTATGAGTCACACCCAGAACTCAGGACTCAAAAGATAAGGATACTGGATGATCAGGAACTGAGCCACATAGCAAAAATTCGGGTCCCTCGAAGTGTATCAGTTGCACCTGAGAATGTCT CATCTACTAGCACACCTCCCGTTGAGAAGACTGGTAGGAGCTGGCCATACTTTGCTGGTTTTGTTCTTCTGGCAGCTGGGATATCCATCCTGATTGCACTGGTTGCCAAATGCATATTGTTCCGGAGGAACCGGGCAAGTTACCAGCACCAGCGGCTTCCAGATTCCCGCTCTGTTGGAAGCAGCCATGCTGAGGAAGCTGACATGGAGGTGGCTTACGGCAGGAATCAGCCTGGTGCAGGCTGTCCTGCTGATGATGACGACGGTTTCATTGAGGACAACTACATTGAGCCCAACAGAGACATgcgggaagaagaggaggaagatgtggaagtggaggaggaagaactgGAACCACATTTCAAAATTTGA
- the LOC132773807 gene encoding E3 ubiquitin-protein ligase TRIM56-like isoform X1, with protein MTSRGGSREPGGRGRFGGDISPSALPESSMATPNSTSLQDLIREDFLTCKICYDLYVVPKILPCLHSYCLGCLDPLVENGIVQCPECRLQIDVPGGAASLKTNFFINGLLELFQMKCNKDLKCTICSNVQKVMAATSRCLDCKDFLCQMCSQGHCCSRLTLHHKVVNLEEFLAGNYDSEVRFLQELYCQSHPQEALHFFCDTCSVPICRDCRMLDHFQHKAVSMASAVQRERPSVEELIRNLQETITSISQQEKALEEAMHKLKAEGECIKDQICRYVEDITTYIFAQKESALAKLNGFLTRQMEQFCLSQKELQLQKDKATSTQEFSQRILCVGKDYEILYLEGLIRSRVEELQAYRPQQLQSQTPELSIAWDEPQQLYKAPLFSFVFPGEPSREDEPHLEPGNESFTSLGDESGEITASLSDSDENSSSVSDSSTESSSSYTDGQSKAEYNYSFEGDPSYTKEKPNITGIAAVPHTGQILLLDQANDEIKQYSSYGQFQGVIPLPSSNSAFCGISVCGESLACSSESHLFFLTLDGLFLRKLQMRGSESSYALASYQDSYVAVSEGTLCSISLYSPSGWCVGRVQPNNYHGGKFLFIAVNSWEEFVVSDFIKKQIVIMQKSGLVLNVLKPSTSLLTKPFSVCVDEDRDIFVVDQFKVIQFSPGDETGKVVVNDHSMVQRPRVLVISNDNLILVREDGITDVYYL; from the exons ATGACGTCACGAGGCGGAAGCCGCGAGCCGGGAGGGAGAGGCCGCTTCGGAGGAGACATTTCCCCGTCCG CTTTGCCAGAAAGCAGTATGGCAACTCCAAACTCCACATCGTTACAAGATTTGATTCGGGAAGACTTCTTGACTTGCAAAATCTGCTATGACCTGTATGTGGTGCCCAAGATCCTGCCTTGCCTGCATAGCTATTGCCTTGGGTGCCTTGATCCCCTGGTGGAGAATGGGATTGTGCAGTGTCCTGAGTGCCGCCTGCAGATAGATGTCCCAGGAGGTGCTGCAAGCCTGAAGACCAACTTCTTCATCAATGGTCTCTTGGAGCTCTTTCAGATGAAATGCAACAAGGACCTCAAGTGCACAATCTGCTCAAATGTTCAGAAAGTAATGGCTGCCACCTCCCGCTGCTTGGATTGCAAGGATTTTTTGTGCCAGATGTGTTCCCAGGGTCATTGCTGCTCCCGCCTTACTTTGCACCATAAGGTGGTAAACCTGGAAGAATTCCTCGCTGGGAATTATGACAGTGAGGTGAGATTCTTACAAGAGTTGTACTGCCAGAGCCACCCGCAGGAGGCACTCCACTTCTTCTGTGACACCTGCAGCGTTCCCATCTGCCGGGATTGTCGCATGCTGGACCATTTCCAGCACAAAGCAGTTTCCATGGCCAGTGCTGTGCAGCGAGAACGGCCCTCAGTGGAGGAGCTGATTAGGAACCTGCAGGAAACCATTACTTCCATCTCTCAGCAAGAAAAGGCTTTGGAGGAAGCGATGCACAAACTGAAGGCAGAAGGGGAATGCATCAAAGATCAAATATGCAGATACGTGGAAGATATCACTACTTATATCTTTGCCCAGAAGGAATCTGCTTTGGCAAAACTGAACGGCTTTCTAACTAGACAGATGGAACAGTTTTGTCTTTCACAGAAGGAGTTGCAACTCCAGAAGGACAAAGCAACGAGTACTCAGGAGTTTTCTCAGCGAATTCTCTGTGTTGGAAAGGACTATGAGATACTCTATTTGGAAGGGTTGATCAGGAGTAGGGTTGAGGAGCTTCAGGCCTACAGACCGCAACAACTCCAGAGCCAGACCCCGGAACTGTCAATTGCTTGGGATGAGCCCCAGCAACTTTATAAAGCCCCTCTTTTTAGTTTTGTGTTTCCTGGGGAACCATCCAGGGAAGATGAACCACATTTGGAGCCAGGCAATGAGTCATTCACTTCTCTTGGTGATGAGAGTGGGGAGATTACAGCATCCCTTTCAGATTCTGATGAAAATTCCTCAAGTGTGTCTGATTCCTCCACAGAAAGCTCCTCCTCTTACACTGATGGTCAATCAAAGGCAGAATATAATTATAGCTTTGAAGGGGATCCATCCTACACCAAAGAAAAGCCTAACATTACAGGTATTGCTGCTGTGCCACACACTGGCCAAATTCTCCTTTTGGATCAGGCAAATGATGAGATCAAGCAGTATAGCTCTTATGGTCAGTTCCAAGGAGTGATTCCTTTGCCCTCTTCTAATTCTGCTTTCTGTGGCATCTCTGTATGTGGTGAGAGCCTGGCCTGTTCCTCAGAGTCTCATCTTTTTTTCCTCACGCTTGATGGCCTTTTCCTACGTAAATTGCAGATGAGAGGCTCCGAATCCTCCTATGCCTTGGCCTCCTACCAGGACTCTTATGTGGCTGTTAGTGAGGGAACTCTCTGTTCCATTTCTTTGTACAGCCCATCTGGCTGGTGTGTTGGCAGAGTTCAGCCAAACAATTATCACGGGGGGAAGTTTCTGTTCATTGCTGTAAATAGTTGGGAGGAATTTGTTGTCTCAGACTTCATCAAAAAGCAGATTGTGATCATGCAGAAATCTGGCTTGGTTCTGAATGTTCTGAAGCCCTCGACTTCGCTGCTGACCAAGCCATTCAGTGTTTGTGTTGATGAAGACCGGGACATTTTTGTCGTCGATCAGTTCAAGGTCATACAGTTCTCTCCGGGTGATGAGACTGGGAAAGTGGTGGTGAATGATCACAGTATGGTACAAAGACCTAGAGTCCTGGTCATCAGTAATGACAACCTCATTTTAGTGAGGGAAGATGGAATTACTGATGTCTATTACCTATAG
- the LOC132773807 gene encoding E3 ubiquitin-protein ligase TRIM56-like isoform X2, whose amino-acid sequence MATPNSTSLQDLIREDFLTCKICYDLYVVPKILPCLHSYCLGCLDPLVENGIVQCPECRLQIDVPGGAASLKTNFFINGLLELFQMKCNKDLKCTICSNVQKVMAATSRCLDCKDFLCQMCSQGHCCSRLTLHHKVVNLEEFLAGNYDSEVRFLQELYCQSHPQEALHFFCDTCSVPICRDCRMLDHFQHKAVSMASAVQRERPSVEELIRNLQETITSISQQEKALEEAMHKLKAEGECIKDQICRYVEDITTYIFAQKESALAKLNGFLTRQMEQFCLSQKELQLQKDKATSTQEFSQRILCVGKDYEILYLEGLIRSRVEELQAYRPQQLQSQTPELSIAWDEPQQLYKAPLFSFVFPGEPSREDEPHLEPGNESFTSLGDESGEITASLSDSDENSSSVSDSSTESSSSYTDGQSKAEYNYSFEGDPSYTKEKPNITGIAAVPHTGQILLLDQANDEIKQYSSYGQFQGVIPLPSSNSAFCGISVCGESLACSSESHLFFLTLDGLFLRKLQMRGSESSYALASYQDSYVAVSEGTLCSISLYSPSGWCVGRVQPNNYHGGKFLFIAVNSWEEFVVSDFIKKQIVIMQKSGLVLNVLKPSTSLLTKPFSVCVDEDRDIFVVDQFKVIQFSPGDETGKVVVNDHSMVQRPRVLVISNDNLILVREDGITDVYYL is encoded by the coding sequence ATGGCAACTCCAAACTCCACATCGTTACAAGATTTGATTCGGGAAGACTTCTTGACTTGCAAAATCTGCTATGACCTGTATGTGGTGCCCAAGATCCTGCCTTGCCTGCATAGCTATTGCCTTGGGTGCCTTGATCCCCTGGTGGAGAATGGGATTGTGCAGTGTCCTGAGTGCCGCCTGCAGATAGATGTCCCAGGAGGTGCTGCAAGCCTGAAGACCAACTTCTTCATCAATGGTCTCTTGGAGCTCTTTCAGATGAAATGCAACAAGGACCTCAAGTGCACAATCTGCTCAAATGTTCAGAAAGTAATGGCTGCCACCTCCCGCTGCTTGGATTGCAAGGATTTTTTGTGCCAGATGTGTTCCCAGGGTCATTGCTGCTCCCGCCTTACTTTGCACCATAAGGTGGTAAACCTGGAAGAATTCCTCGCTGGGAATTATGACAGTGAGGTGAGATTCTTACAAGAGTTGTACTGCCAGAGCCACCCGCAGGAGGCACTCCACTTCTTCTGTGACACCTGCAGCGTTCCCATCTGCCGGGATTGTCGCATGCTGGACCATTTCCAGCACAAAGCAGTTTCCATGGCCAGTGCTGTGCAGCGAGAACGGCCCTCAGTGGAGGAGCTGATTAGGAACCTGCAGGAAACCATTACTTCCATCTCTCAGCAAGAAAAGGCTTTGGAGGAAGCGATGCACAAACTGAAGGCAGAAGGGGAATGCATCAAAGATCAAATATGCAGATACGTGGAAGATATCACTACTTATATCTTTGCCCAGAAGGAATCTGCTTTGGCAAAACTGAACGGCTTTCTAACTAGACAGATGGAACAGTTTTGTCTTTCACAGAAGGAGTTGCAACTCCAGAAGGACAAAGCAACGAGTACTCAGGAGTTTTCTCAGCGAATTCTCTGTGTTGGAAAGGACTATGAGATACTCTATTTGGAAGGGTTGATCAGGAGTAGGGTTGAGGAGCTTCAGGCCTACAGACCGCAACAACTCCAGAGCCAGACCCCGGAACTGTCAATTGCTTGGGATGAGCCCCAGCAACTTTATAAAGCCCCTCTTTTTAGTTTTGTGTTTCCTGGGGAACCATCCAGGGAAGATGAACCACATTTGGAGCCAGGCAATGAGTCATTCACTTCTCTTGGTGATGAGAGTGGGGAGATTACAGCATCCCTTTCAGATTCTGATGAAAATTCCTCAAGTGTGTCTGATTCCTCCACAGAAAGCTCCTCCTCTTACACTGATGGTCAATCAAAGGCAGAATATAATTATAGCTTTGAAGGGGATCCATCCTACACCAAAGAAAAGCCTAACATTACAGGTATTGCTGCTGTGCCACACACTGGCCAAATTCTCCTTTTGGATCAGGCAAATGATGAGATCAAGCAGTATAGCTCTTATGGTCAGTTCCAAGGAGTGATTCCTTTGCCCTCTTCTAATTCTGCTTTCTGTGGCATCTCTGTATGTGGTGAGAGCCTGGCCTGTTCCTCAGAGTCTCATCTTTTTTTCCTCACGCTTGATGGCCTTTTCCTACGTAAATTGCAGATGAGAGGCTCCGAATCCTCCTATGCCTTGGCCTCCTACCAGGACTCTTATGTGGCTGTTAGTGAGGGAACTCTCTGTTCCATTTCTTTGTACAGCCCATCTGGCTGGTGTGTTGGCAGAGTTCAGCCAAACAATTATCACGGGGGGAAGTTTCTGTTCATTGCTGTAAATAGTTGGGAGGAATTTGTTGTCTCAGACTTCATCAAAAAGCAGATTGTGATCATGCAGAAATCTGGCTTGGTTCTGAATGTTCTGAAGCCCTCGACTTCGCTGCTGACCAAGCCATTCAGTGTTTGTGTTGATGAAGACCGGGACATTTTTGTCGTCGATCAGTTCAAGGTCATACAGTTCTCTCCGGGTGATGAGACTGGGAAAGTGGTGGTGAATGATCACAGTATGGTACAAAGACCTAGAGTCCTGGTCATCAGTAATGACAACCTCATTTTAGTGAGGGAAGATGGAATTACTGATGTCTATTACCTATAG
- the TMEM125 gene encoding transmembrane protein 125 → MPELELLGAPRPPPNANQIQRNILEEHVELWWFQEPRKSSICYGVAVVLILACGVGGIALLYSTSSRSGEWRLAVGTTLCLLALLVLLKQLLSSAIQDMNCIRSREQVELLKSGGASDCAVLLLTALVLLVCGTVLTVLSTTSMGTSTTTPRPLASMFVSGIVLTASGAILLLSVLLYFMWTSCCSVAPRSRDAGNNHAVFMISGRISADQRLPPTSSMANLI, encoded by the coding sequence ATGCCTGAGTTGGAGCTACTGGGGGCACCCAGACCCCCTCCCAATGCCAACCAAATCCAGAGGAATATCCTGGAAGAACACGTGGAGCTGTGGTGGTTCCAGGAGCCCCGGAAATCATCCATCTGCTATGGTGTCGCTGTGGTCCTGATCCTGGCCTGTGGGGTAGGTGGCATTGCCTTGCTGTACAGCACTAGCAGCCGCTCTGGGGAGTGGAGGCTGGCAGTAGGCACCACGCTATGCCTGCTTGCTCTCCTGGTACTGCTGAAACAGCTGCTGAGCTCTGCCATCCAGGACATGAATTGCATTCGCAGTCGAGAGCAGGTTGAGTTGCTGAAGAGTGGTGGGGCCTCAGACTGTGCTGTGCTGTTGCTAACAGCCCTGGTGCTGCTGGTGTGTGGCACAGTGCTCACAGTGTTGTCCACCACCAGCATGGGCACCAGCACAACAACTCCGCGCCCCCTTGCTAGCATGTTTGTCAGTGGCATTGTGCTCACAGCCTCTGGAGCAATCCTCCTGCTCAGTGTGCTCCTGTATTTCATGTGGACTTCCTGCTGTTCAGTTGCACCTCGGAGCCGGGATGCTGGCAACAACCATGCTGTCTTCATGATATCTGGGCGCATCTCAGCTGACCAGCGGCTGCCTCCTACCTCCAGCATGGCAAATCTCATTTAA